A DNA window from Porites lutea chromosome 6, jaPorLute2.1, whole genome shotgun sequence contains the following coding sequences:
- the LOC140940580 gene encoding ankyrin repeat domain-containing protein 63-like: MLASSLTVGHQRQRVLPSLHQKVAWNDTKSKEKRSSVGRPRILLEAVTQGRLRQMRLLLDAGVNVNCKDLDDGQTALIRAMFLDNTKLRRRTAKMLLSYGAKVKLLDKFGRTALSWACIFGHEDMVKLFFSHPEVDLAFGSVDMDGNTNLMLACMSGNVNIVKTISKVFRRNRLDVNRVNNRGKSALAIAHEKEFADCVEVLLNVGHVTSRALETYFLRDAYSGGIGQKKNQPHAGLKQTSCNLPKLFGLYTEQLTNSYPRKYRSERGVNSSAF, encoded by the coding sequence ATGCTAGCTTCTTCGTTGACCGTCGGTCACCAAAGGCAACGGGTGCTGCCAAGTCTTCATCAAAAAGTAGCTTGGAATGATACTaagagcaaagagaaaagaagttCTGTCGGAAGACCGAGGATACTTTTAGAAGCAGTCACCCAAGGCAGACTTCGGCAGATGCGCCTTTTACTAGACGCAGGTGTCAACGTAAACTGCAAAGATTTGGACGATGGACAGACAGCTTTGATCAGAGCCATGTTTTTGGACAACACGAAACTTCGGCGAAGGACTGCCAAGATGTTGTTGAGTTACGGTGCAAAAGTGAAGCTGCTGGACAAGTTCGGACGGACCGCTCTGTCATGGGCTTGTATATTTGGACATGAAGATATGGTCAAGCTTTTTTTCAGCCATCCTGAAGTCGATCTTGCCTTCGGCAGCGTCGATATGGATGGCAACACGAACTTGATGTTAGCGTGCATGTCCGGTAATGTAAACATTGTTAAAACGATCTCGAAGGTCTTTAGGAGAAACAGATTGGACGTGAACAGAGTGAACAACAGAGGAAAGAGTGCGTTGGCTATAGCGCATGAGAAAGAGTTTGCGGATTGTGTAgaagttttgttaaatgtggGGCACGTAACTTCTCGCGCCTTGGAAACGTACTTTCTGCGTGACGCCTATAGTGGTGGAATAGGACAAAAGAAAAACCAGCCACACGCAGGACTAAAGCAGACTTCTTGCAATCTACCTAAACTATTTGGCCTGTACACAGAACAGCTTACAAATTCGTATCCAAGAAAGTACAGGTCTGAAAGAGGAGTTAATTCTTCCGCTTTTTAA
- the LOC140942176 gene encoding uncharacterized protein — MLLDAVKRGRIYQVKFLLETGTEDVNKTDDNKQTALMKAIFLPDKMQRTRYKIIKVLLEHGARVNVVDREGKTALMWACIRGQEEIVRKILDVSILDLDLNRADKYGNTALFYAAASGQVNTVKRLITALKRFGLDIDKKNTQGMTPILEATKRGHDSCAQVLITEGKASLTIRDPQTFLNTQEWAEKRSLTNLSELIAARRSPSPQIIVQNVENEPHDEDQSVRPGAEATNKNVQGNLALESANESVSSPRQRRGSLVGEKSSKGTSEAKNTSIQNQNSVIPKECKKETKKEGSHSPRSLSPKTVTNVSLSRRKGEQMDKIKRGPSPTAKSEMCRLLGLYGIQHSESYRESFDPIILPPSGYWPDPLAHLRDNASSVGDDDTDTNFLDLIRPRGSGRRKSSAFPGAPDMGRRGSYMNFRDSRRMSTMFSGMPAGMGKRTSITPLSMLGSKNLLEAPGFSSRRSTLTANSERKGSSSGAYDRRGSLMPRASEQARPALPRRTTTHIVPTIVETA, encoded by the coding sequence ATGTTACTAGACGCCGTAAAAAGGGGTAGAATTTACCAAGTCAAGTTCCTACTCGAAACGGGAACCGAGGATGTGAACAAGACAGACGATAACAAACAGACAGCTCTCATGAAAGCGATTTTTCTTCCAGACAAGATGCAACGCACGCGCTACAAAATCATCAAGGTTCTCCTCGAACACGGAGCGCGTGTGAACGTTGTTGATCGAGAAGGGAAAACAGCATTGATGTGGGCTTGTATTCGCGGACAAGAGGAAATCGTGCGTAAAATTTTGGACGTTTCAATTTTGGATCTTGATTTAAACAGGGCAGACAAGTATGGCAATACAGCACTATTCTACGCCGCAGCCAGTGGCCAAGTGAACACTGTGAAACGGCTTATTACGGCGTTAAAAAGATTTGGATTGGATATTGATAAAAAGAACACACAAGGTATGACTCCGATTCTTGAAGCAACAAAGCGAGGGCACGATTCCTGCGCACAAGTCCTCATTACGGAAGGAAAAGCCTCATTGACAATTCGAGACCCGCAGACTTTTCTTAACACACAGGAATGGGCTGAAAAGCGATCATTAACCAACTTATCGGAATTGATCGCGGCACGAAGAAGCCCTTCTCCGCAAATCATTGTTCAAAACGTTGAAAATGAACCACATGATGAAGATCAAAGCGTGCGACCTGGGGCAGAAGCGACAAATAAGAATGTTCAAGGTAATCTTGCACTAGAAAGTGCTAATGAGTCGGTGTCTTCTCCGAGACAAAGACGAGGCTCATTGGTCGGCGAGAAAAGCAGCAAAGGGACGAGTGAAGCAAAGAACACGTCAATACAAAATCAAAACTCGGTGATCCCAAAAGAATGcaagaaagaaacgaaaaaagaagGATCACATTCTCCAAGAAGTCTCTCTCCCAAGACAGTTACGAATGTGTCTTTAAGCAGGAGAAAAGGCGAGCAGATGGACAAAATTAAGAGAGGCCCGTCGCCCACGGCCAAATCTGAGATGTGTCGTCTTTTGGGCCTGTATGGTATTCAACATTCTGAGTCATACAGAGAGAGTTTTGACCCAATAATACTGCCACCAAGTGGCTATTGGCCCGATCCGTTAGCACATCTCAGGGACAATGCATCATCAGTCGGAGACGACGACACTGACACGAACTTTTTAGACCTGATCCGACCTCGTGGATCGGGCCGTCGAAAATCTTCGGCTTTTCCGGGGGCGCCCGATATGGGACGACGCGGTAGTTACATGAATTTCCGCGACAGTCGAAGGATGTCGACGATGTTCTCGGGGATGCCCGCAGGGATGGGAAAACGTACTTCCATCACTCCGTTATCGATGTTGGGAAGTAAAAACCTTCTTGAAGCCCCGGGATTTTCATCCCGAAGGTCCACTTTAACTGCCAATTCGGAGCGGAAGGGCTCCTCTTCAGGGGCATACGATAGAAGAGGATCACTAATGCCACGGGCCTCCGAGCAAGCAAGGCCTGCGCTCCCCCGGAGGACAACCACACATATTGTTCCCACGATAGTGGAGACGGCTTGA